The following coding sequences are from one Mycobacterium bourgelatii window:
- a CDS encoding sucrase ferredoxin, protein MTSPIAQARRAPCSDQSLARGDPMYGTASAGFSWVLLELPGAWGNSAFLHSPTVVDPELGRAIVRRFESAKMRIAAIRKHGRREATRRWRWFVAHSRVGEEAIYSGEVGDPREYLDIALDGTDGALSHDPVVAICAHGKHDQCCAVRGRSACRAIAAEFPEFTWECSHLGGDRFAATMLVLPEGLCYGRVDLADSAGLVRLYREGRLDNRFLRGRTSLPHAVQAAQYFARKEYGDDRIDALHPLSVVHGDGEIRVVLDAESGPVEVVLNEQMSEPLLSQCHARVAGQVRTFTLASITQ, encoded by the coding sequence ATGACTTCCCCCATTGCTCAGGCGAGGAGGGCGCCCTGCAGCGACCAGTCGCTGGCCCGCGGCGACCCGATGTATGGCACGGCGTCGGCCGGGTTCTCTTGGGTCCTACTGGAATTGCCTGGCGCGTGGGGCAATTCAGCGTTTCTGCACTCGCCGACGGTCGTCGATCCTGAGCTCGGACGGGCTATCGTACGTCGATTCGAGTCGGCGAAGATGAGGATCGCGGCGATCCGCAAGCACGGTCGCCGGGAGGCTACGCGGCGGTGGCGATGGTTTGTGGCGCATTCCCGTGTCGGCGAAGAGGCCATCTACAGTGGTGAGGTCGGCGACCCCCGCGAATATCTCGACATCGCTCTGGACGGAACCGATGGCGCGCTGTCGCACGACCCCGTGGTGGCGATCTGCGCGCATGGCAAGCATGACCAGTGCTGCGCGGTCCGCGGCCGCAGCGCCTGCCGGGCGATTGCCGCGGAGTTTCCCGAATTCACCTGGGAGTGTTCACATTTGGGTGGTGACCGCTTCGCGGCGACGATGCTGGTGTTGCCAGAAGGATTGTGTTACGGGCGCGTCGATCTCGCCGACTCGGCAGGTCTGGTGCGTCTGTATCGCGAAGGACGGCTCGACAACAGATTCCTACGCGGGCGAACGTCATTGCCGCACGCGGTGCAGGCAGCGCAGTACTTCGCACGCAAGGAGTACGGGGACGACCGCATCGACGCGCTGCACCCGTTGAGCGTCGTGCACGGTGATGGCGAAATTCGCGTGGTGCTCGACGCCGAATCCGGACCCGTGGAGGTCGTCCTCAACGAGCAAATGTCCGAACCGCTGCTGTCGCAATGTCATGCACGGGTGGCCGGACAGGTGCGCACTTTTACGCTCGCGTCGATCACGCAGTAA
- a CDS encoding cupin domain-containing protein, protein MLSRCVATDRQTFAGEYWGRRPLLSPSAALPRDFGDLLSASMVDELIAERGVRSPFVRLAKEGDLLAKDCYLGPAGFGAEISDQVDSGKVLGEFASGATIVLQGLHRLWPPLIDFVRKLVDELGHPVQANAYITPPTNRGFDAHYDVHDVFVLQTAGRKRWIVHAPVHEHPLASQPWTQYRDAIAQRVTDEPVIDAVLSEGDALYLPRGWVHSAQALDTTSIHLTIGVSAVTRLDVARAVVDQLSTVDAYRKSLPMGVDPADQDEITATVTKVMAEMVESLRDNASELSGGVAAELLRRHADRTRPVAVRPLASLSAVERADTVKVRWRHGLIATMQQSGDRVVLKLPNKTMTFPQSCGDAVAALHRGAVADAGSLPGLDHTDGTVLVRRLLREAVLVPVTE, encoded by the coding sequence GTGCTGAGCCGCTGCGTCGCGACCGATCGGCAAACATTCGCCGGCGAATACTGGGGACGCAGGCCGCTGCTCAGCCCGTCGGCGGCGTTACCCCGCGACTTCGGCGACCTCCTCTCGGCCAGCATGGTCGACGAGTTGATCGCCGAGCGCGGGGTCCGCTCGCCGTTCGTTCGCCTGGCCAAGGAGGGCGACCTGCTGGCCAAGGACTGTTACCTCGGACCCGCCGGCTTCGGCGCCGAGATCTCCGATCAGGTGGACTCCGGGAAGGTATTGGGTGAGTTCGCCTCCGGCGCAACGATTGTGCTGCAGGGCCTGCACCGACTGTGGCCGCCGCTGATCGACTTCGTCCGCAAGCTCGTCGACGAACTCGGCCACCCGGTGCAGGCGAACGCCTACATCACGCCGCCCACCAACCGCGGTTTCGATGCGCACTACGACGTGCACGACGTCTTCGTCCTGCAGACCGCGGGCCGGAAGCGGTGGATCGTGCACGCGCCCGTCCACGAGCACCCACTCGCGTCGCAACCGTGGACCCAGTACCGGGACGCCATCGCCCAACGGGTCACCGATGAACCGGTGATCGACGCGGTGCTGTCCGAGGGTGACGCGCTCTATCTGCCACGGGGCTGGGTGCATTCGGCGCAGGCGCTGGACACCACGTCCATCCATCTGACGATCGGTGTCTCGGCCGTGACGCGGCTCGACGTCGCGCGCGCGGTTGTCGATCAATTGTCGACCGTCGATGCTTACCGGAAGTCGCTGCCGATGGGCGTCGACCCGGCGGATCAGGACGAGATCACCGCGACCGTGACGAAGGTGATGGCAGAGATGGTGGAGTCGCTGCGCGACAACGCTTCTGAGCTCAGCGGTGGGGTCGCCGCGGAGCTGCTGCGGCGGCACGCGGACCGGACGCGGCCCGTTGCGGTGCGCCCACTGGCATCGTTGTCGGCGGTCGAGCGGGCCGACACGGTGAAAGTCCGGTGGCGGCACGGGCTCATCGCGACCATGCAGCAATCCGGAGATCGGGTTGTGCTCAAGTTGCCGAACAAGACGATGACGTTTCCTCAGTCATGTGGCGACGCCGTCGCCGCCCTGCACCGCGGTGCGGTAGCGGATGCGGGTTCCCTGCCGGGACTCGATCACACCGACGGCACCGTCCTGGTCCGCAGATTGCTGCGAGAGGCCGTCTTAGTACCGGTCACCGAATGA
- a CDS encoding BatC protein: MALDDDDITTSGGGEGEGLADGGSNPEGHDGGADGTAGGEGPADGGSNPEGHDGGADGTAGGEGPADGGSNPEGHDGGADGTA, encoded by the coding sequence ATGGCGCTCGACGACGACGACATCACGACCTCTGGCGGCGGAGAGGGAGAGGGACTGGCTGACGGCGGTTCGAATCCCGAGGGGCACGACGGCGGGGCCGACGGAACCGCTGGCGGTGAGGGCCCGGCGGACGGTGGCTCGAACCCTGAAGGCCACGACGGCGGAGCCGACGGAACCGCTGGCGGTGAGGGCCCGGCGGACGGTGGCTCGAATCCCGAAGGTCACGACGGCGGTGCCGACGGAACCGCCTGA
- a CDS encoding alpha/beta fold hydrolase: MDAELERWKAAGQYFDYLGFDIFYRVAGSGPTLLLIHGYPFNTWDWAPIWDRLTDRFTVVAPDMIGMGFSDKPVRYEYTVHDHADMHEALLADLGIESAHILAHDLGDSVGQEMLARREFSEQAYGALRIESITWLNGGMFNETYTPRLMQKAMSRTPLGDIMSPAQGSRLSRRLFEPTLNEMFGPNTKPSARMLELFHQILEYNDGKRVMHKVGRFINDRYTHRNRWVRAMRQTSVPMRLIDGPIDPNSGRHMAQRYLEVIPNPDVVMLADDIGHWPQIEAPDAVLEHFFAHIDRVTASD; encoded by the coding sequence ATGGACGCTGAACTCGAACGATGGAAGGCCGCCGGCCAGTATTTCGATTACCTGGGATTCGACATCTTCTACCGGGTCGCGGGCAGTGGTCCCACCTTGCTGCTCATCCATGGCTATCCATTCAATACCTGGGATTGGGCGCCGATTTGGGATCGGCTGACGGATCGCTTCACCGTTGTCGCGCCCGACATGATCGGTATGGGCTTCTCGGACAAGCCCGTCAGGTATGAGTACACCGTTCATGACCACGCCGACATGCACGAGGCGCTACTGGCTGACCTGGGCATCGAGTCCGCGCACATCCTCGCCCACGACCTCGGCGATTCGGTGGGCCAAGAGATGTTGGCGCGTCGCGAGTTCTCCGAACAGGCCTACGGCGCGCTGCGCATCGAATCGATCACCTGGCTCAACGGCGGCATGTTCAACGAGACCTACACGCCCAGACTGATGCAGAAGGCGATGTCGCGAACTCCGTTGGGGGACATCATGAGTCCGGCCCAGGGCTCTCGGCTGTCCCGCCGCCTGTTCGAACCGACGCTCAACGAGATGTTCGGGCCCAACACCAAACCGTCTGCGCGGATGCTCGAGTTGTTCCATCAGATCCTGGAGTACAACGACGGCAAGAGGGTGATGCACAAGGTCGGCAGGTTCATCAACGACCGGTACACCCACCGCAATCGGTGGGTGCGGGCGATGCGGCAGACCAGCGTTCCCATGAGGTTGATCGACGGACCCATCGACCCGAACTCGGGCAGGCACATGGCGCAGCGCTACCTCGAGGTGATACCGAATCCGGACGTCGTGATGCTGGCCGACGACATTGGGCATTGGCCGCAGATCGAGGCGCCCGACGCGGTACTGGAGCACTTTTTTGCCCACATCGATCGCGTCACCGCGAGCGACTGA
- a CDS encoding S9 family peptidase, translating to MTAVKLIPLEVLLGHPERVAPQISPDGTRLSYIAPLDGVLNVFVGNVGAGDEKPVTHDTERGIQGYFWTHDNRHIMYVRDKDGSESYRLYDVDLETGVERDLTPMDGVQCRVIAHKKNFPNDVLVGINKDNPQLHDVYHLDLTTGELEKVVENPGFVGWVIDDDLAVRGAVSPTPDGGMVIMVRDNESADWRPFLQVPPEDAETTGPLGFTKDGSGLYVQTSIDSNTGRLVKMDISTGAVEVIAEDPTYDITGVIMHPDTLEIQGVIVYGERIEYRIFDDSIRGDVAALQELNPGDLIISDRDDADRTWLVAFDNDAGPVKFYTWDRTTQTATFLFDHRPELNNYPLVPMEPFSFTTRDGLTIRGYLSFPAGVERVNLPTVLVVHGGPWVRDAWGLDPEAQWLANRGYLCVQVNYRGSSGYGKEFRNAGDREWGAKMHNDLLDAIDHLVRLGFVDRDRVAIYGGSYGGYAALIGATFTPDVFKCAISMVGPSNLNTLIESFPEYWKPMIAMWHKRVGDDPDFLWSRSPLSKVDNIKIPMLIAQGENDPRVKRAESEQIVAAMKERDIDHEYLMYENEGHGFVKPENRLDFYHRADRFLAKHLGGRAE from the coding sequence ATGACTGCAGTGAAGCTGATCCCGCTCGAAGTGCTACTAGGCCATCCGGAGCGGGTGGCGCCGCAGATCTCGCCAGACGGCACGCGACTGTCCTACATCGCACCGCTCGACGGCGTGCTCAACGTGTTCGTGGGCAACGTCGGCGCGGGCGACGAGAAGCCGGTCACCCATGACACCGAGCGCGGCATCCAAGGGTATTTCTGGACGCACGACAACCGCCACATCATGTACGTCCGCGACAAGGACGGCAGCGAGAGTTACCGGCTGTACGACGTCGATCTGGAGACGGGCGTGGAACGCGACCTGACGCCGATGGACGGCGTGCAGTGCCGAGTCATCGCGCACAAGAAGAACTTTCCGAATGATGTGCTGGTTGGCATCAACAAAGACAACCCGCAATTGCACGACGTCTACCACCTCGACCTGACCACCGGCGAACTGGAAAAGGTCGTGGAGAACCCCGGTTTCGTCGGCTGGGTGATCGACGACGACTTGGCGGTGCGCGGCGCCGTCTCACCGACTCCGGACGGAGGGATGGTGATTATGGTGCGCGACAACGAATCAGCCGACTGGCGGCCATTCCTGCAAGTTCCCCCGGAGGACGCGGAGACGACAGGACCGCTGGGGTTCACCAAGGACGGGTCGGGGTTGTACGTGCAGACGTCCATCGACTCCAACACGGGCCGATTGGTGAAGATGGACATCTCGACCGGCGCTGTAGAGGTGATCGCCGAGGACCCGACCTACGACATCACCGGCGTGATCATGCACCCCGACACCCTGGAGATCCAGGGCGTCATCGTGTACGGCGAACGCATCGAATACCGGATATTCGACGACTCGATCCGGGGCGACGTCGCGGCACTGCAAGAGCTCAACCCCGGCGACCTGATCATCAGCGATCGCGACGACGCCGACAGAACCTGGCTGGTGGCGTTCGACAACGACGCCGGACCCGTCAAGTTCTACACCTGGGACCGGACCACGCAGACCGCGACGTTCTTGTTCGACCACAGACCGGAGCTCAACAACTACCCGCTGGTGCCCATGGAACCTTTCTCCTTCACGACGCGCGACGGTCTCACGATCCGCGGCTATCTCTCGTTCCCGGCGGGTGTTGAGCGCGTCAACCTGCCGACAGTCCTTGTCGTTCACGGGGGCCCATGGGTGCGGGACGCATGGGGGCTGGATCCCGAAGCGCAGTGGCTGGCAAACCGCGGATATTTGTGCGTGCAGGTGAACTATCGCGGTTCCAGCGGCTACGGCAAGGAATTTCGCAACGCGGGCGACCGCGAGTGGGGCGCCAAAATGCACAACGACTTGCTGGATGCCATCGATCATCTGGTTCGGCTGGGTTTCGTCGACCGTGACCGGGTGGCGATCTATGGCGGGTCGTACGGCGGGTACGCGGCGTTGATCGGCGCGACGTTCACCCCGGACGTCTTCAAGTGCGCAATCTCGATGGTCGGTCCGTCGAACCTGAACACGCTCATCGAATCGTTTCCCGAATACTGGAAGCCGATGATCGCCATGTGGCACAAGCGGGTCGGCGACGACCCGGATTTCCTCTGGTCGCGGTCGCCGCTGTCGAAGGTGGACAACATCAAGATCCCGATGCTCATCGCTCAGGGAGAAAATGACCCACGCGTGAAGCGGGCGGAATCGGAACAGATCGTGGCGGCCATGAAGGAACGCGACATCGACCATGAATACCTGATGTACGAGAACGAGGGGCATGGCTTCGTCAAGCCCGAGAACCGCCTAGACTTCTACCACCGGGCAGACCGATTTCTTGCCAAACACCTTGGTGGACGGGCGGAGTGA
- a CDS encoding alpha/beta fold hydrolase yields the protein MSDLRTITLHGDRVAYRDEGAGEVLLLIHGIGGSSNNWRAIIPTLAKKYRVIAPDLLGHGRSDKPRGDYSLGAFAVWLRDFLDELGISRVTVVGHSLGGGIAMQFAHQHRDYCERLILMSSGGLGSEVNRTLRLISLPGSHLVLQVAASKPVLNVRKTLAVLRSDDQHASRRNEHWEAHAALSNPENRQALLRTLRAVVDRHGQFVCALNKLHFNANVPVMIISGDKDPVIPVSHAYAAHAAMPHSKLHILPGVKHHPHTEQTEIVAGLIDGFIDENAGYGHDAVEQAAVSLADWSASAHSRNAGLRSRAVVQRISRRRSRRHLQVVPASA from the coding sequence ATGAGCGATCTCCGAACAATCACATTGCACGGCGACCGCGTCGCGTACCGTGACGAAGGCGCTGGCGAAGTTCTCTTGCTGATCCACGGCATCGGCGGCAGTTCAAACAACTGGCGCGCGATCATCCCGACCCTGGCCAAGAAATACCGCGTCATCGCGCCGGACCTGTTGGGCCACGGTCGAAGCGACAAGCCGCGCGGCGACTACTCGTTGGGCGCGTTCGCGGTGTGGTTGCGTGACTTTCTCGACGAGTTGGGGATCTCTCGCGTCACCGTTGTCGGCCACTCCCTGGGCGGCGGAATCGCGATGCAGTTCGCCCACCAACACCGGGACTACTGCGAGCGCCTGATCCTGATGAGCAGCGGCGGCCTCGGCAGCGAGGTGAACCGCACGCTGCGACTGATCAGCCTGCCGGGATCCCACCTGGTGTTGCAGGTGGCGGCGTCCAAGCCGGTACTCAATGTCCGCAAGACCCTGGCCGTCCTGCGCTCCGACGACCAGCACGCGTCGCGCCGGAACGAGCACTGGGAGGCGCACGCCGCGCTGTCGAACCCGGAGAACCGGCAGGCGTTGCTGCGCACGCTGCGGGCCGTCGTCGACCGTCACGGACAGTTCGTGTGCGCGCTGAACAAGCTGCACTTCAACGCCAATGTCCCGGTGATGATCATCAGCGGTGACAAAGACCCGGTGATCCCCGTCTCGCACGCATACGCCGCGCACGCCGCCATGCCCCACAGCAAGCTGCACATCCTGCCCGGCGTCAAGCACCACCCGCACACCGAGCAGACCGAGATAGTGGCTGGCCTCATCGATGGGTTCATCGACGAGAACGCGGGCTATGGCCACGACGCCGTCGAGCAGGCCGCCGTCTCGCTGGCCGATTGGTCGGCGTCGGCCCACTCGCGAAACGCGGGTTTGCGGTCTCGCGCCGTAGTGCAGCGCATCAGCCGCCGACGCTCGCGGCGCCACCTCCAGGTGGTGCCGGCAAGCGCCTAA
- a CDS encoding PE domain-containing protein encodes MSFVLVAPEVLESVAAEIAQIGSAVSAGNLAALLPTTALTAAAADEVSTAIAALFGAHAQEYQAAAAQASVYHEQFMSALTAASASYAGAEATIVTSLQSAAAEGFQTAVYGPIHATGQAWIGSPFGQAIDPILNTPSYALFGRPLIGNGTAGTETNPNGGPGGILFGDGGTGYSVPAGNGTGGNGGNAGLIGNGGAGGSGFGAGNGGMGGTGGWLLGNGGIGGIGGGGGTGGIGGQALFFGDGGAGGGSALGGRGGLFIGEPGAGWVPPTSTAGPPVTIEFIRHAESIANAQGWIDTAVPGVALTPLGDVQAMIRASELHPLGPYAGIWASELTRAQQTAQALTDMYATNPMILPGLNEVNAGIFEGWPQYSLGGIMYLMGPFGWVSGFPILPMLAPLSTDPNGVFFYREFGSAMQTLYDHALANPVMAANGKITEVAYSSAFTIEIGTLMHVDNPNPLLFFTHQLDNTGVVVVEGDPVGGWNLVSWEGVPVGPANLPTALFVDARNFITAPQYAAFDIGSAFLTGDPTVFFTAVRDGIEQVGAATVQFPISVAEDLIDAAQGKISVRPF; translated from the coding sequence ATGTCATTTGTGCTCGTGGCGCCGGAAGTGCTGGAGTCGGTGGCCGCAGAAATAGCGCAGATCGGTTCGGCCGTGTCTGCCGGCAATTTGGCTGCGCTGCTTCCAACGACGGCGTTGACGGCAGCGGCTGCCGACGAAGTGTCGACAGCGATTGCGGCGCTGTTCGGCGCACACGCCCAGGAGTATCAGGCGGCCGCGGCGCAGGCGTCGGTGTATCACGAGCAATTCATGAGTGCCTTGACCGCCGCGTCGGCTTCCTACGCCGGCGCCGAGGCAACCATCGTCACGTCGCTGCAGTCGGCTGCGGCCGAAGGATTCCAGACGGCGGTGTACGGCCCTATTCACGCCACTGGTCAAGCTTGGATCGGCAGCCCGTTCGGCCAGGCCATCGACCCGATCCTCAACACGCCCAGCTACGCCCTCTTCGGCCGTCCGCTGATCGGTAACGGCACCGCCGGAACGGAAACCAACCCCAACGGAGGCCCCGGCGGAATCCTGTTCGGCGACGGTGGGACCGGCTACAGCGTCCCCGCAGGCAACGGCACCGGCGGTAACGGCGGCAATGCCGGGTTGATCGGCAACGGCGGCGCCGGTGGTAGCGGCTTCGGCGCCGGGAACGGCGGCATGGGCGGTACCGGCGGTTGGCTGCTGGGCAACGGCGGCATCGGCGGGATCGGCGGTGGCGGGGGAACCGGGGGCATCGGCGGCCAGGCTTTGTTCTTCGGCGACGGCGGGGCCGGGGGCGGTAGTGCGCTGGGTGGTCGCGGCGGACTGTTCATCGGCGAACCCGGGGCCGGCTGGGTGCCCCCCACCAGCACCGCCGGACCGCCGGTAACCATCGAGTTCATCCGCCACGCGGAGTCGATCGCCAACGCCCAGGGCTGGATCGACACGGCCGTGCCGGGCGTTGCGCTCACCCCCTTAGGCGATGTGCAGGCAATGATCCGCGCCAGCGAACTTCACCCGCTGGGTCCCTACGCCGGGATCTGGGCGTCGGAGTTGACCCGGGCGCAGCAGACCGCGCAGGCGTTGACGGACATGTATGCGACAAACCCGATGATTTTGCCCGGGTTGAACGAGGTCAACGCAGGCATTTTCGAGGGTTGGCCGCAATACAGCCTCGGCGGAATCATGTACTTGATGGGTCCCTTCGGCTGGGTGTCGGGATTCCCAATCCTTCCGATGCTGGCCCCCCTATCCACCGACCCCAATGGCGTGTTCTTCTACCGCGAATTCGGCAGCGCGATGCAAACGCTCTACGACCACGCGCTGGCGAACCCTGTGATGGCTGCGAACGGCAAGATCACGGAGGTGGCGTACTCGAGCGCCTTCACGATCGAGATCGGGACGCTGATGCACGTCGACAACCCCAACCCACTGCTCTTCTTCACCCACCAGCTGGACAACACGGGCGTTGTCGTGGTGGAGGGCGACCCCGTGGGCGGCTGGAATCTGGTCAGCTGGGAGGGCGTGCCCGTCGGGCCGGCGAATTTGCCGACCGCCCTGTTCGTCGACGCCCGCAACTTCATCACGGCGCCGCAGTACGCTGCCTTCGACATCGGCTCGGCGTTCCTCACCGGCGACCCGACGGTGTTCTTCACCGCTGTTCGGGACGGCATCGAACAGGTTGGCGCTGCGACGGTCCAGTTCCCCATCTCGGTGGCCGAGGACCTCATTGACGCTGCCCAAGGCAAGATCTCGGTGCGACCCTTCTAG
- a CDS encoding enoyl-CoA hydratase, with the protein MTENCFVRVGHDGGVTTIELINSEPLNIIGTPAIEELTHAFRVVSQGSDIRVVVFRGAGDKAFIGGADINEMVALDQSSAEVFIGRLAGLCEAIRECSVPVIARLSGWCLGGGLEVAASCDLRIAESGAKFGMPEVAVGIPSVIHAALLPALIGASRSAWLLLTGETIGANTAADWGFVHEVVTAKALDTRIGELTARLSGFGPEAVRQQKRLLNKWFDLSVRAAIEDSKREFGLSYLTGEPQQHMQAFLSRKHGTK; encoded by the coding sequence ATGACGGAAAACTGTTTTGTCAGAGTCGGTCACGACGGTGGCGTAACCACAATCGAACTGATCAACTCTGAGCCGCTGAACATAATCGGCACGCCGGCCATCGAGGAACTGACGCACGCATTCCGGGTCGTCAGTCAAGGCAGTGACATCCGGGTCGTGGTGTTCCGCGGGGCGGGTGACAAAGCGTTCATCGGTGGCGCGGATATCAACGAAATGGTCGCCCTCGACCAATCCAGCGCGGAGGTGTTCATTGGTCGGCTCGCCGGTCTGTGTGAGGCGATTCGCGAATGCTCGGTCCCCGTCATTGCCCGACTTTCGGGCTGGTGCCTCGGCGGGGGTTTGGAAGTCGCGGCGTCTTGCGATTTGCGGATTGCCGAGTCCGGTGCCAAGTTCGGAATGCCCGAGGTAGCGGTCGGAATCCCCTCGGTGATTCATGCGGCGCTGCTGCCGGCGTTGATCGGGGCGTCGCGCTCAGCCTGGCTACTGCTGACCGGTGAAACGATCGGTGCGAACACGGCCGCTGACTGGGGTTTTGTCCACGAGGTCGTAACCGCCAAAGCTCTGGACACGCGCATCGGTGAGCTCACCGCAAGACTCTCCGGGTTCGGCCCGGAAGCCGTCCGGCAACAAAAGCGGTTGCTCAACAAATGGTTCGATTTGTCGGTTCGAGCGGCGATCGAAGACAGTAAGCGGGAGTTCGGGCTTTCCTACCTGACGGGAGAACCGCAACAGCACATGCAGGCGTTCCTGTCCCGCAAGCACGGCACAAAATAG
- a CDS encoding TIGR03619 family F420-dependent LLM class oxidoreductase, whose amino-acid sequence MEFWSGTAFLKTAESVAVARMLDDAGFDGVICADHLIYPRELSSPYPSPTGKPMWPADTEWPDSWVLIGAMAAVTSRLRFTNAVYVAAARPLVEVAKQVATASVLSGGRVALAVGAGWMREEFELMGQDFATRGRRLNEMIPALRALWRGGWVSWEGEHYQVPEMMIEPHPADPVRILCGGESDAALHRAAHLCDGWVGTAYAWDDAVRFVTELNRLRRESDRSTEPFEIMLALMEPPSVDLFRRAEDIGVTAVMCAPWAGAGEVVAGDLEAFGADAARYRAPIERFANDIVAKMR is encoded by the coding sequence TTGGAATTTTGGAGTGGCACAGCATTTTTGAAGACGGCCGAGTCCGTAGCAGTCGCGCGGATGCTCGACGACGCCGGATTCGACGGCGTGATTTGTGCCGATCACCTGATCTATCCCCGTGAACTCAGCTCGCCGTATCCATCGCCGACGGGCAAGCCGATGTGGCCGGCGGACACCGAATGGCCCGACTCCTGGGTGCTGATCGGAGCCATGGCCGCGGTCACCTCTCGGTTGCGGTTCACCAATGCCGTGTACGTCGCAGCGGCCCGGCCACTGGTCGAGGTGGCCAAGCAGGTGGCGACGGCGTCGGTGCTCTCCGGCGGCAGGGTGGCGCTGGCGGTGGGCGCGGGTTGGATGCGTGAAGAGTTCGAGCTCATGGGTCAGGATTTCGCCACGCGCGGCCGGCGACTCAACGAAATGATTCCGGCCCTGCGCGCGCTGTGGCGCGGGGGTTGGGTGTCGTGGGAAGGCGAGCACTACCAGGTGCCCGAAATGATGATCGAGCCGCACCCGGCCGACCCGGTCCGGATCCTGTGCGGCGGTGAGTCGGACGCGGCGTTACACCGAGCCGCACACTTGTGCGACGGCTGGGTCGGGACCGCCTACGCGTGGGACGACGCCGTGCGTTTCGTCACCGAGCTCAACCGCCTTCGTCGCGAATCAGACCGAAGCACAGAACCTTTCGAGATCATGCTGGCGCTGATGGAGCCTCCTTCGGTCGACCTGTTTCGGCGCGCCGAGGACATCGGGGTGACGGCGGTGATGTGTGCACCGTGGGCGGGTGCCGGCGAAGTCGTCGCGGGCGACCTCGAGGCGTTCGGTGCCGACGCCGCGCGATACCGGGCACCCATCGAGCGCTTCGCCAACGACATCGTCGCCAAGATGAGGTGA
- the yaaA gene encoding peroxide stress protein YaaA encodes MIVLLPPSETKRDGGDGPPLRLEQLGNPELGPLRSALIAELVDLAADPAACRSALGLSPSQDVEIERNASLRSASTLPAIRRYTGVLYDALDFDSLKGAQAMRARARLCVGSALFGLLRADDQVPAYRLSASSKLPGQPTLATRWRPLLEPLLAKLATENLIVDLRSGSYAALGKAPAAIRADVLTEHPDGRRTVVTHFNKAHKGRLARALAMTRAEPDDAAAVAAVARRSGMRVERTGNDLTIVVPGGPGQ; translated from the coding sequence GTGATTGTGCTGCTACCGCCGTCGGAGACCAAGCGGGACGGAGGCGACGGGCCGCCGCTGCGACTGGAGCAACTCGGCAACCCCGAATTGGGACCGCTGCGGTCTGCGCTCATCGCCGAACTCGTCGATTTGGCGGCCGATCCAGCAGCGTGCAGGTCGGCGCTGGGCCTGTCGCCTTCGCAGGACGTCGAGATCGAGCGCAACGCCTCGCTGCGTAGTGCGTCGACGCTTCCCGCCATCCGTCGTTACACCGGCGTGCTTTATGACGCACTGGATTTCGATTCGCTCAAGGGCGCGCAGGCGATGCGCGCACGTGCTCGATTGTGCGTCGGGTCGGCGCTGTTCGGGCTGCTGCGCGCCGATGATCAGGTGCCCGCCTACCGGCTTTCGGCAAGTTCGAAATTGCCGGGGCAGCCCACCCTGGCGACGCGGTGGCGACCCCTGCTCGAGCCATTGCTGGCCAAGTTGGCCACCGAAAACTTGATTGTCGATCTGCGCTCGGGCTCTTATGCGGCGTTGGGAAAGGCGCCGGCCGCGATCCGGGCCGATGTGCTGACCGAGCACCCCGATGGCCGACGAACTGTGGTCACGCATTTCAACAAGGCGCACAAGGGACGCTTGGCCCGCGCGCTCGCCATGACCCGAGCTGAGCCCGACGATGCGGCCGCGGTCGCTGCCGTGGCGCGCAGGAGCGGAATGCGCGTGGAGCGCACCGGGAACGACTTGACCATTGTGGTTCCGGGGGGACCGGGCCAGTAA